The Filimonas lacunae genomic sequence GCTGCAACAACTTCCCTTTCTTGTTTTTTACTACTACCGTATAACTACGGGGCTGCTCAATAAACATATTATAAGCTATCCCAAACGCCATAGAAGATAACGCATAGGTTTTAGACACCTCCATAAATCCATCCGAAGGCATATAACGGTACAACTCCCGGCAAATGCTATCTACAGAGCGACCATTAATGCTGATAATTTCGTCACCGGGAAAAATGGTAGTGTCCGCTGAAAAATTCACCATCACAAACGGCTTATCGCCTGCCAGAAACAATTGCAAAGGCAAAAAAGCGAATTGTTTTACCAGCTGGTTATACCCTGCTCCCGTGCTGCAATAGGTATGTTCGCACCGAAGTTCCGCTATCAGGAAGGCGATCTTTTTATAAAACTCTCCAAAAGGCAAAGGCTGTTGTAAAGTATTTTCCAGGCTATCAAAAATCCATTGCATTCTTTCCCGGCTTTGGTGCACATATAAGGCCGGATAGGTTTGTTCCACCCTGGTGCGCAAGTACCTGAAATCACCTTTCATACCCGCAGGTTCTAACAGGGAGGATAAGGAGAAAGCTTGCGCCTGTGTAATAGAATGGGCAAACAGTAACAGGCTGGTAAATAAGGCAATAGTCCGCATTTGTTTTTGATTTCAAAGCTGGGAAATTCGCCTGCGCCATTCAAAAATAAGCCTGCTCAAATCCGGATTTGAGCATTATTGGATGCTTCTTCGGGCTGCTGCACTCCGGCTTTCCGGTATGCAGCCGGCGTAACCCCTGTCAGCTGTTTAAAGATACGTTGGAAAGTAGCCTGGGAAGAAAAACCACAGGAAGCAGCCAGTCCTGCCAGGGTTAACTCCCCCGCTTCGGGCTGCTGCAATTTTTGTTGAAACGCTGCCACCCGGTATTCGTTTACAAACTGGCTGAAATTACTGTTGAGGTGCTGATTGAATGTAGCCGAAATTAACTTTGCCGGTACGCCAATTGCCTGCGCCAAACCTGCCACGTCCAGTTCGGGATTCAGGTACAATTTATCCGCTTCCATACAGGCGGTTAGCTTTTCTGCTGTTTGTACCAGCAACTCGCGGGCATACCCGGGTTCGGCTACTTTTGGTTTCACCTCATAAGCGATTGAAAGCATATGCCTGTATCCGGCTATACCAATCCAGTAAATCAACACTGCTAATGGAATATATACCGGAAACCAACCTACTCTTTTCGCCAGCACTACCGAGAAGGCTGGTATTAAATAAGGCACCAGGTAAACAAACCAAACCAGCACAAACAGCTGCATAGCAACAACAAAATGCTTTGTCCAGGTAGCTGCACTGCTATCCGGGGCTACCTGCCTGATATATTTACCAGAGAGGTATATATAATAAGCCAATGATAACCAGCGTGGCAAGTCCGCATATTTATTATACGTATCAAGAAAGCCAATCAACTGCTCCCGCCCATGCATCCACGCCACAGGAACCAGGTTTACTAAAAACAGTATTTCTACTATTTTAGGAACCAGGTCTAAGCCAGCCGGCAGAAAATGCCGCCAATATTCTCGTTTGAATACAAAAGCAGGTTCATGAACAGAGCGGATATAAAAGTAAATAAGTGGCCCTAATGCCATAATAGCCACCCAGGGCACAAGTGCATGCATCCAGTCTGTAGCCAGAGAGCCATCAAAGAAATGTACATGGTGGGCGCATAAATGAATACCCGGTAGAGCAATCAACCATACCGTTACCGCCAGCAACCGGTTAGATAAACGACGCGGCTTTGCATAGCGCAAAAGAATTCCGGTAATAATTCCCTGGATAGAGCCGGCGAATACCAGTATATCTAAATAATCGATCAGGCGCATAACATGTTATTAAGATGTACCACCACTTTTTCATGGATAGCAGCTGCATTTAAAATTAGCGTAAATCGGCAAATAAAAAAGGTAGCGCACGCTACCTTACTATTCAGTTATTGTTACTTTGTAAAATCATTTCTTTTCCAGGTAACGCGCCAGATGAAACCCTTCTAAATGATCTACCTTCCACTGGCCATCTTCTTTCAAAAATCCAACTTCATATCCCTGGGTATCACCCAACCTGTCCTTGAGACTCCATTGCAGAGAAGCAGTGTTAACAGTAGCATGATAATTATTGATAACCCAGGTATTCCAGAATTGTCCGGCATCATCCTGAAACCAGGTCCATGGATCAGCATCCTGAAAATCGAAGTTAATTTCGTTCAGGTATTTAGGCTGCGCATCCACCAGCGTCCTGTCTACAAGCTTTCCCAATGCATCATAACCTTCCAGGAAAGAGTGGGAAAAATAGCCCGTTTTCCGAAGGGCGTAGAAAGTTTTATCAAACGATGCCTGATCAAGCCTGGTTTGTAAGGTATCCTGTTCCACCACTACTTCAAAGTCACGTAAACTATCCTGGTTAGCATTGTGCCACTGGTACACCTTTTTTAATAAAGAGATTATGGCTACACTATCATTGACAGGTGTAATATTGGAAATAATATTGCTATCTACAGGTGCAAAGGTTGATGAAGACTGTTGTTGAGTGCTTTTATTGCCGCTATCACAACCTGTTATTCCAACCAACAAAGCCAATGCAAAGAGTATTTTTTTCATGCCATTTTTTAAGGGTAATCCGGCTTATGCTATCATAAAAACCCGATTTGCTAAAATAGGCATTTTGCCCGCTTTTTATTATATTTGGATAACTCCTCCACCAGATTACTCAAAATCCAATAGGCTATACAAACCCGGTTACCTGTTTTTGAAGCAGGGTAACATGGTATTATTATCTGTAAACCTATAAAT encodes the following:
- a CDS encoding helix-turn-helix domain-containing protein, coding for MRLIDYLDILVFAGSIQGIITGILLRYAKPRRLSNRLLAVTVWLIALPGIHLCAHHVHFFDGSLATDWMHALVPWVAIMALGPLIYFYIRSVHEPAFVFKREYWRHFLPAGLDLVPKIVEILFLVNLVPVAWMHGREQLIGFLDTYNKYADLPRWLSLAYYIYLSGKYIRQVAPDSSAATWTKHFVVAMQLFVLVWFVYLVPYLIPAFSVVLAKRVGWFPVYIPLAVLIYWIGIAGYRHMLSIAYEVKPKVAEPGYARELLVQTAEKLTACMEADKLYLNPELDVAGLAQAIGVPAKLISATFNQHLNSNFSQFVNEYRVAAFQQKLQQPEAGELTLAGLAASCGFSSQATFQRIFKQLTGVTPAAYRKAGVQQPEEASNNAQIRI